The following coding sequences lie in one Oncorhynchus gorbuscha isolate QuinsamMale2020 ecotype Even-year linkage group LG10, OgorEven_v1.0, whole genome shotgun sequence genomic window:
- the LOC124046144 gene encoding plexin-B1-like isoform X2, whose product MPLGMALFSALLILLLITTSYSLAVRTYPRFSRNDTSFEHLVLHPDPSVGTVYVGARDHLFQLDGLDGLRLEYEERTGPVTDSKECLPPVTEANCPQARHTSNHNKLLLVDPSAMELITCGNVHQGTCQKRSLTSVKEVLFSTERPVDTQYVAANDPEVSTVGLVVGPRGGERAVLYVGRGYTSSHPPISTRHLAHEPVFSYEETAKLAVAGRLSEYDHHFVAAFARRGHVYFLFYRRDIKAVSREYRTYAARVCLDDTSYYSYVEVPLVCHSSTSSPERNYNLLQAAQVGQGGGREGETLLGVFSTRVSSSNGPSEDSALCVYPLDELDRLIDSTRDLCYTLDGQVMGGGEVAYIEYEVKSSCANLPTNTLKAYPCGSDHTPSPMASRVPMEAEAVLDSPSARLTAVAVGMRAGHTIAFLGDSKGNLHKVFLGSGGRVEMYSSMLIQPNSPISSDLLLDQTETHIYVMTGAMVEKRPVAECGDHLDCQSCLSARDPYCGWCVLEGRCVQRSQCSRGALQGQWLWSFDHQQQQCLGIQSLSLYNISRGEETDISVSVKGLPSLVQGEAYSCFYQDVERLATVTDTGVICSTPDASRLPPIGQGEDSVTIPLSLRFRNVTVAAREFTFFDCGVVQQLSGLMPCRGCVSSRWGCNWCIHQHMCTNKICDEGVTIYNKHDCPCVEKVQGSSLVPVNVERKITLVGRHLHLFQDEDLDYECVLTIEGLSVVVDAYVEPDNTQPSLYFITCQLHQYAYTAFVEEYNAVINVRRRNTFQIDSADDLHVTLFNCSVGRSDCSRCRTADQKYGCAWCGGARSKCSYRDSCAGEIKQSCPAPVIHLMEPISGPVEGGTVVTISGSNLGQKAEDIQNSVTIAGVPCTVINSRYEISSRIVCETTASGGEKSGQASVEVRGGGLGLSSQRFSFQDPALMGIAPQKGPKAGGSELTIMGQSLKTGHPSEVSVLIGGVSCLISSEVVDDQITCMTGGSNRTGEHGITVRFGRAERHLQGAIYHYTSDPNITMAAPSKSFLSGGRMIRVSGQNLDVVQEPRIRVTLSPLESLSPRKKRRTRRSSRDGESRVRHTEIPLKRQRRIVPEPDCLEDSLCVVKKFETSCAVSSSSLMLCPTPAVGMEAHHARVKVDFLLDNLHFDFNSVGSGAFSYELNPRLYPLNQNDPSKPYHHKPGSIISVEGENLDLAIFKEEVVALIGEGVCSVKTLTHNHLYCEPPSQQPSVMASKKQEGMDSLPEFTVQMGNLNFSLGRVQYDTQGQSTFPLEAQVGVGVGASIVALIVVIIVLIYRRKSKQAVRDYKKVQIQLENLETSVRDRCKKEFTDLMTEMMDCSSDLVGSGIPFLDYKAYAERIFFPGHRESPLRRDLDVPECRRQTVEQGLVQLSNLLNSKLFLTKFIHTLEVQRTFSPRDRAYVASLLTVALHGKLEYFTDILKTLLNDLVVQYVAKNPKLMLRRTESVVEKLLTNWMSICLFTFLRDTAGESFYMLFRAIKHQVDKGPVDAVTGKAKYTLNDNRLLREDIEYKTLTLNVLMPATGNGGVPQTAPAKVLDCDTITQVKEKVLEQAWKGMSFSQRPHTDSLHLEWRAGMAGHLILSDEDLTSVVQGSWKRLNTLQHYKVPDGATVALVPRNSKHIHNDNHDYFPGEKTPMLDDGDEGGVKLWHLVKANEEPDLPKHRRGSLRERERERAKAIPEIYLTRLLSMKGTLQKFVDDLFTVILSTNQPVPMAVKYFFDLLDEQALQHNITDPETIHIWKTNSLPLRFWINILKNPQFIFDVQASDHVDAVLSVIAQTFMDSCTIAEHKLGRDSPINKLLYARDIPRYKQMVERYYADIRQTISASDQEMNSALAELSRNYASEVNYLVALHELYKYINKYYDQIITALEEDPTAQKMQLGYRLQQIAAAVENKVTDL is encoded by the exons ATGCCACTTGGGATGGCTCTGTTCTCAGCCCTGCTCATCCTCCTACTGATCACCACCTCATACAGCCTCGCTGTCCGCACTTATCCACGCTTCTCCAGAAATGACACTTCTTTTGAGCACCTGGTCCTGCACCCGGACCCCTCTGTGGGCACAGTTTACGTGGGGGCCAGGGACCACCTCTTCCAACTGGACGGGCTAGACGGCCTGCGTCTGGAGTATGAGGAGAGGACCGGCCCTGTGACTGATAGTAAGGAGTGTCTTCCCCCTGTCACCGAGGCCAACTGCCCCCAGGCCCGGCACACCTCCAACCACAACAAGCTGCTCCTAGTGGACCCCTCAGCCATGGAGCTCATCACCTGTGGTAACGTCCACCAGGGCACCTGCCAGAAGCGCAGCCTGACCTCTGTGAAGGAGGTCTTGTTCTCTACAGAGAGGCCGGTGGATACCCAGTATGTGGCGGCCAACGACCCGGAGGTATCCACAGTGGGGCTGGTGGTGGGGCCCCGAGGCGGGGAGCGGGCCGTGCTCTATGTGGGGCGTGGTTACACAAGCAGCCATCCGCCCATCTCCACACGCCATCTGGCCCACGAGCCTGTGTTCTCTTACGAGGAGACAGCCAAGCTGGCCGTGGCGGGAAGGCTCTCGGAGTACGACCACCATTTTGTAGCCGCTTTCGCTCGCCGTGGGCATGTGTACTTCTTGTTCTATCGCCGTGACATTAAGGCTGTGTCGCGGGAGTACCGTACGTATGCTGCCCGCGTGTGTCTGGATGACACCTCCTACTATTCCTATGTAGAGGTACCCCTGGTGTgtcactcctctacctcctccccagaGAGGAACTACAACCTCCTCCAGGCAGCCCAGGTGGGTCAGGGGggtggcagagagggggagaccctGCTGGGGGTCTTCTCCACCCGGGTCAGCTCTTCCAACGGGCCCTCCGAGgactctgctctgtgtgtgtaccCTCTGGATGAGCTGGACAGACTCATCGACTCTACACGAGACCTGTGCTACACACTGGATGGCCAGGTGATGGGAGGAGGCGAGGTGGCCTACATAGAGTATGAGGTCAAGTCCAGCTGTGCCAACTTACCTACG AACACCCTAAAGGCTTATCCCTGTGGCTCTGACCACACCCCCAGTCCAATGGCCAGCAGGGTACCCATGGAAGCTGAGGCAGTATTGGACAGCCCATCTGCCCGTCTCACTGCTGTGGCTGTTGGTATGAGGGCTGGGCACACCATTGCCTTTTTAGGAGACTCTAAAGGGAATTTGCACAAG GTGTTCCTAGGCTCTGGAGGCCGGGTGGAGATGTACTCCTCCATGCTCATCCAGCCCAACTCGCCCATCAGTAGTGACCTCCTGCTGGACCAGACGGAGACGCACATCTACGTCATGACCGGCGCAATG GTGGAGAAGCGACCGGTGGCAGAGTGTGGAGATCACCTGGACTGTCAGTCCTGTCTTTCAGCCCGAGACCCTTACTGTGGCTGGtgtgttctggagggcag GTGTGTCCAGCGTTCACAGTGCAGTCGGGGGGCTCTGCAGGGCCAGTGGCTGTGGAGCTTTGaccaccagcagcagcagtgtCTCGGTATCCAATCCCTGAGCCTGTATAACATCAGccgtggagaggagacagac ATTTCTGTGTCAGTGAAGGGGTTGCCCAGTCTAGTGCAAGGCGAAGCATACAGCTGTTTCTACCAGGATGTGGAACGTCTGGCCACTGTCACAGACACTGGTGTGATCTGCTCTACTCCCGACGCCAGCAGGCTGCCTCCCATTGGCCAGGGAGAAG ACTCAGTCACCATCCCCCTGTCCCTTCGCTTCCGCAATGTGACTGTGGCTGCTCGGGAGTTCACCTTCTTTGACTGTGGTGTGGTCCAACAGCTCTCTGGACTCATGCC GTGCAGAGGGTGTGTAAGCAGTCGCTGGGGCTGTAACTGGTGTATTCACCAGCACATGTGCACCAATAAAATCTGTGATGAGGGAGTCACAATTTACAACAAACAC GACTGCCCGTGTGTGGAGAAGGTCCAGGGCTCCTCTCTTGTTCCTGTTAATGTGGAGCGGAAGATCACTCTGGTGGGACGCCACCTTCACCTCTTCCAG gatgaggATCTGGACTATGAGTGTGTGCTGACCATCGAAGGGCTGTCAGTGGTGGTCGACGCGTACGTGGAGCCAGACAacacccagccctctctctacttcatcacCTGCCAGCTACACCAG TACGCCTATACTGCCTTTGTGGAGGAGTACAATGCCGTGATCAATGTGAGGAGGAGAAACACCTTTCAGATTGATAGTGCGGACGACCTTCATG TGACGTTGTTTAACTGCTCTGTGGGCCGGTCAGACTGCAGCCGGTGTCGTACAGCTGATCAGAAGTACGGCTGTGCGTGGTGCGGGGGAGCTCGCTCCAAATGCAGTTACCGGGACTCGTGCGCTGGCGAGATCAAGCAGTCCTGCCCAGCACCCGTCATCCACTTA ATGGAGCCCATCTCTGGACCAGTAGAGGGTGGTACTGTGGTGACCATCTCAGGCTCCAATCTTGGACAGAAAGCTGAAGACATCCAGAACTCTGTCACTATAGCCGGTGTCCCCTGCACGGTCATCAACAGCAGATATGAGATCTCCTCAAG GATTGTGTGTGAGACCACAGccagtgggggagagaagagtggtCAGGCCTCAGtcgaggtgagaggaggagggcttGGACTCTCCAGTCAAAGGTTCAGCTTCCAG GACCCGGCTTTGATGGGGATAGCCCCTCAGAAGGGGCCCAAGGCCGGGGGCTCAGAATTGACCATAATGGGCCAGAGCCTGAAGACTGGACACCCCAGTGAGGTCAGCGTGCTTATTGGAGGAGTCTCATGCCTCAT CTCCTCTGAGGTCGTGGATGACCAGATTACATGTATGACAGGGGGCAGCAACAGAACTGGAGAGCATGGAATCACGGTCCGGTTTGGTAGAGCAGAACGCCATCTACAGGGAGCCATCTATCATTACACCTCAGATCCTAACATAACCATGGCTGCACCCTCAAAAAGCTTCCTCAG tGGTGGAAGAATGATCCGTGTGTCTGGGCAAAACCTAGATGTTGTGCAGGAGCCCCGAATCCGGGTGACCCTTAGTCCTCTGGAGTCCCTTTCTccaaggaagaagaggaggacgaggaggagcagcagagatggagagagtagagtGAGACACACAGAAATCCCACTCAAGAGGCAAAGACGGATAGTTCCTGAGCCAGACTGTCTTGAAGACTCACTCTGTGTGGTAAAAAAG TTTGAGACGAGCTGTGCTGTGAGCAGCTCCTCTCTGATGCTGTGCCCTACGCCTGCTGTGGGGATGGAGGCCCACCATGCTCGGGTCAAGGTGGACTTCCTACTGGATAACCTGCACTTTGACTTCAACTCTGTGGGCAGTGGAGCTTTCAGCTACGAGCTCAACCCCAGACTGTACCCACTGAACCAGAATGACCCCAGCAAACCCTACCACCACAAACCTGGCAGCATCATCTCTGTGGAG GGGGAGAACCTGGACCTGGCCATCTTTAAGGAGGAGGTGGTGGCTCTGATTGGGGAAGGGGTATGCTCTGTGAAAACCTTGACCCATAACCACCTCTACTGTGAGCCTCCATCCCAGCAGCCCTCTGTGATGGCCAGCAAGAAGCAGGAGGGCATGGATTCTCTCCCCGAGTTCACT GTCCAGATGGGGAACCTGAACTTCTCCCTAGGTAGAGTGCAGTATGACACCCAAGGCCAGTCCACCTTCCCCCTGGAGGCCCAGGTGGGCGTAGGGGTGGGGGCTTCCATCGTAGCCCTCATCGTTGTCATCATAGTGCTCATATATAG gaggaaaagCAAACAGGCTGTGAGGGACTACAAGAAGGTCCAGATTCAGCTGGAGAATCTGGAGACCAGTGTGAGGGACCGCTGCAAGAAAGAGTTCACAG ACCTAATGACAGAGATGATGGACTGTTCAAGTGACCTGGTGGGTTCTGGTATTCCCTTCCTGGACTACAAGGCGTATGCAGAGCGCATTTTCTTTCCTGGCCACCGGGAGTCGCCACTGAGGCGAGATTTGGACGTGCCGGAGTGCCGTAGACAGACGGTGGAGCAGGGACTGGTTCAACTGTCCAACCTCCTCAACAGCAAACTATTCCTCACCAAG TTCATCCACACCCTGGAGGTGCAGCGGACCTTCTCCCCTCGGGACCGGGCCTACGTGGCCTCCCTGCTCACCGTGGCCCTGCATGGGAAGCTGGAGTACTTCACTGACATCCTCAAGACTCTGCTAAACGACCTGGTGGTGCAGTACGTGGCCAAGAACCCCAAACTCATGCTCCGAAG AACTGAATCGGTGGTCGAGAAGCTCCTGACCAACTGGATGTCCATTTGTCTGTTCACCTTCCTGAGG GACACTGCAGGGGAGTCCTTCTACATGCTGTTTAGAGCCATTAAACACCAGGTGGACAAGGGACCGGTGGACGCCGTGACAGGAAAGGCCAAGTATACACTCAACGACAACAGGCTGCTCCGCGAGGACATAGAGTACAAAACCTTG ACGCTGAATGTCCTCATGCCAGCGACAGGCAACGGTGGTGTGCCCCAGACTGCTCCTGCCAAGGTGCTGGACTGTGACACCATAACCCAGGTGAAGGAGAAGGTCCTGGAACAGGCATGGAAGGGCATGTCCTTCTCCCAGAGGCCCCACACAGACTCTCTCCACCTGG AGTGGCGTGCGGGCATGGCAGGTCACCTGATCCTGTCAGACGAGGACTTGACGTCGGTGGTGCAGGGTTCCTGGAAACGCCTCAACACCCTGCAGCACTACAAG GTTCCGGATGGAGCCACTGTTGCACTGGTACCCCGGAACTCCAAGCACATACACAATGACAACCATGACTACTTTCCTGGAGAGA AGACGCCCATGTTGGACGATGGGGACGAGGGAGGTGTGAAGCTCTGGCACCTGGTGAAAGCCAATGAGGAGCCAGACCTGCCCAAACACAGGCGTGGcagtctgagagagagggagagagagagggccaaggCCATTCCTGAGATCTACCTCACACGCCTACTCTCCATGAAG GGCACACTGCAGAAGTTTGTGGATGACTTGTTCACAGTGATCCTGAGCACTAACCAGCCAGTTCCCATGGCTGTCAAGTACTTCTTTGACCTGCTGGATGAGCAGGCTCTGCAACACAACATTACAGACCCTGAGACCATCCACATCTGGAAGACTAACAG TTTACCCCTGAGGTTCTGGATCAACATCTTGAAGAACCCCCAGTTCATCTTTGATGTTCAGGCATCAGACCATGTGGATGCTGTGCTGTCTGTCATAGCCCAGACCTTCATGGACTCATGTACCATCGCAGAGCACAAGCTGGGCAGG GACTCTCCTATCAACAAGTTACTGTATGCCAGAGATATCCCACGGTACAAGCAGATGGTAGAGAG ATACTATGCTGACATCAGGCAGACCATTTCTGCCAGTGACCAGGAAATGAATTCTGCTCTTGCAGAACTATCTCGA AATTATGCTAGTGAGGTGAACTACCTTGTAGCCCTGCATGAGCTGTACAAGTACATCAACAAGTACTATGATCAA atcatcactgctctagaggaggaCCCTACAGCTCAGAAGATGCAGCTGGGCTACAGGCTCCAGCAGATTGCGGCTGCCGTGGAAAATAAAGTCACTGACCTATGA